In one window of Oryza sativa Japonica Group chromosome 9, ASM3414082v1 DNA:
- the LOC4346980 gene encoding uncharacterized protein: protein MASSSSSSLLRSVARELRRSIPPPRPRPAMSVMDRLAPRLLSTESSNHKMNPSSSSSPLLDNFFRSDRAKRMDTSKVQFSKDDLKEFDRYLDERTKQAERNLLLSLDKFCDACERRASLLRDIKAMLEARNKRSAQKFLLVKQWAVLISYSSVLGFALYNLHLFS from the exons atggcttcgtcgtcttcgtcgtcgttgCTCCGATCAGTCGCCCGCGAGCTCCGGCGGTCGatccctccgccgcgcccgcgcccggccATGTCGGTGATGGACCGACTCGCCCCGCGTCTCCTCAGCACCGAGTCCTCTAACCACAAGAtgaacccctcctcctcctcctcgccgcttcTGGACAACTTCTTCCGCTCCGATCGCGCTAAGAGGATGGATACCAGTAAG GTTCAATTCTCAAAGGACGACCTTAAGGAATTTGATAGGTATTTGGATGAGAGGACGAAGCAAGCTGAGAGGAACTTGTTGCTGTCTCTGGACAAGTTCTGTGATGCCTGTGAAAGACGGGCTTCTCTGCTTCGAGACATCAAAGCGATGTTAGAGGCTAGAAATAAACGGTCTGCCCAAAA GTTTCTTCTTGTTAAGCAATGGGCAGTGTTAATTTCTTACTCCTCTGTTCTTGGTTTTGCTCTTTATAATCTGCATTTGTTTAGTTGA